A genomic segment from Leptolyngbya boryana PCC 6306 encodes:
- a CDS encoding DUF6825 family protein, with product MSTPLVHAFFVGRAIAEVVYERLETGVTEALSELGKFDAEQRENLRQFVDEVVERAQREEAIATQASTTTTIVPTDLQTGGDLQATIDDLRAEIAELRSELQRYRTRSSQ from the coding sequence ATGAGTACTCCATTAGTTCATGCTTTCTTTGTCGGTCGAGCGATCGCGGAAGTTGTCTACGAACGTCTCGAAACAGGCGTGACCGAAGCCTTGAGCGAACTCGGTAAATTTGATGCCGAGCAGCGGGAAAACCTGCGGCAATTTGTCGATGAAGTAGTGGAACGGGCACAGCGCGAAGAAGCGATCGCGACTCAAGCCAGCACAACCACCACCATCGTTCCCACGGATTTACAAACAGGTGGAGATCTGCAAGCAACGATCGATGATCTGCGAGCAGAAATCGCCGAATTGCGGTCTGAACTTCAGCGGTATCGGACTCGTTCTAGTCAATAA
- a CDS encoding pentapeptide repeat-containing protein: protein MFAKVGIALACATALSIAAPIRAENPQHVQRLIQTGACSGCDLTGADLKELHALGADLRDADLTGANLTGANLEGADLTGAILKDTNLSGINLTNASLDRANLTNANLSSARLYNAETFGAILTGINIQNAEVYGSGIAAGGEY, encoded by the coding sequence ATGTTTGCAAAAGTTGGCATCGCTTTAGCTTGTGCGACTGCTCTGTCGATCGCGGCTCCAATCCGAGCAGAAAATCCACAACATGTCCAACGACTGATTCAAACGGGTGCATGTTCCGGGTGTGATCTGACAGGTGCAGATTTAAAAGAACTGCATGCCTTAGGCGCTGATCTCCGAGATGCAGACCTCACAGGCGCAAATCTCACAGGTGCAAATCTCGAAGGTGCAGATCTCACGGGTGCGATTCTCAAAGATACAAATCTGAGCGGGATTAACCTGACGAATGCATCGCTCGATCGTGCAAATTTAACCAATGCCAACTTATCAAGCGCGCGTCTCTACAATGCAGAAACATTCGGCGCAATCCTGACAGGCATCAACATTCAGAACGCTGAAGTCTACGGCAGTGGCATTGCAGCAGGCGGCGAATACTAA
- a CDS encoding acyl-CoA desaturase, producing the protein MTIATSEKLKIDYLTTGFMVAIHIGALCAFLPGNFSWSAVGLAVFLHWLTGGLGITLGWHRLMSHRSFQVPKWLEYTLVFFGSLAMQGGPIWWIGLHRHHHLYSDQPNDHHDSTKGFWWSHMEWMLRDVPAENEVPKFTKDIADDKFYQFLENYFALLQVALGVLLYAIGGWSFVTWGIFVRLVLVYHCTWLVNSATHKFGYRTYDSGDQSTNCWWVALLVYGEGWHNNHHAFQYSARHGLKWWEIDITWMTIRLLEVLGLATKVKLAEDKA; encoded by the coding sequence ATGACTATTGCAACTTCCGAAAAACTGAAAATAGACTATCTCACCACAGGTTTCATGGTGGCGATTCATATCGGCGCTTTGTGTGCGTTTTTGCCAGGAAACTTTAGCTGGAGTGCAGTTGGATTAGCCGTTTTCTTGCATTGGCTGACCGGAGGACTCGGAATTACGCTGGGATGGCATCGCTTGATGAGCCACCGCAGTTTCCAGGTTCCTAAATGGTTGGAGTATACGCTGGTATTCTTTGGCTCCCTTGCGATGCAAGGGGGACCGATCTGGTGGATTGGGTTACATCGTCATCATCATCTTTATTCTGATCAACCCAACGATCATCATGATTCGACCAAAGGCTTCTGGTGGAGTCATATGGAATGGATGTTGCGCGACGTTCCAGCCGAAAATGAAGTTCCTAAATTCACGAAAGACATTGCAGATGATAAGTTCTATCAGTTTTTAGAGAATTATTTTGCGCTGTTGCAGGTTGCGTTGGGCGTGTTGCTTTACGCGATCGGAGGTTGGTCTTTTGTAACTTGGGGCATTTTTGTGCGCTTGGTGCTGGTTTATCACTGCACTTGGCTCGTAAATAGCGCAACGCACAAGTTTGGTTATCGGACGTATGATTCGGGCGATCAGTCAACCAATTGCTGGTGGGTTGCACTTTTGGTGTACGGCGAAGGCTGGCACAACAATCATCATGCGTTTCAGTATTCGGCACGGCATGGTCTGAAATGGTGGGAGATTGATATCACCTGGATGACAATTCGCTTGCTGGAAGTGCTCGGTCTTGCAACTAAGGTGAAGTTAGCAGAAGACAAGGCTTAA
- a CDS encoding PP2C family protein-serine/threonine phosphatase: MKRFFTAGMTDTGLIRSVNQDAYYVDPEERFFIVADGMGGHAGGQEASRIAIETMQAFLAQQWETDLDSATLLRQAVLEANQAILKDQRLHPERSDMGTTAVVVIFRDEEPLCTHIGDSRLYRLRGAKLDQITEDHTWVARAMRLGELTPDQARVHPMRHVLAQCLGRPDLEFVEIQSLSVQSGDRLLLCSDGLTEELSDQLIATHLKTIRACEKAATALINAAKDRGGRDNITVVIVAVP; this comes from the coding sequence ATGAAACGCTTTTTCACTGCCGGGATGACTGACACGGGATTAATCCGATCAGTTAACCAAGATGCTTACTATGTCGATCCAGAAGAGCGATTCTTCATCGTGGCGGATGGCATGGGTGGACATGCAGGTGGGCAAGAAGCCAGTCGAATCGCGATCGAGACGATGCAAGCATTTCTTGCTCAGCAGTGGGAGACTGACCTCGATTCTGCAACTCTTCTCCGTCAAGCCGTTTTAGAAGCGAATCAAGCCATCCTCAAAGATCAGCGGTTGCATCCAGAGCGATCGGATATGGGCACGACCGCTGTTGTTGTCATTTTCCGAGATGAAGAACCGCTCTGTACTCACATTGGAGATTCGCGCCTTTATAGGCTGCGCGGAGCCAAGCTCGATCAAATTACTGAAGATCACACCTGGGTTGCACGAGCGATGCGGCTCGGCGAACTCACGCCTGATCAAGCGAGGGTTCATCCGATGCGACATGTTTTAGCGCAATGCTTAGGTCGCCCAGACTTGGAATTTGTAGAAATTCAATCGCTTTCGGTGCAATCCGGCGATCGCTTACTGCTTTGTAGTGATGGACTGACGGAAGAATTATCAGACCAGCTCATCGCAACCCATTTAAAAACGATTCGAGCTTGTGAAAAAGCAGCAACCGCTTTAATCAATGCAGCAAAAGATCGCGGTGGGCGAGACAATATCACAGTTGTAATTGTTGCCGTTCCGTAG
- a CDS encoding glycosyltransferase family 9 protein, whose amino-acid sequence MRILALVPGGIGDQILFFPTLDDLKATYPDAQIDVVVEPRAKAAYRVSKSVSDTILFDFSGSNSLADWGNLLGVLRDREYDIALSLSPGWGTGFLLWLSGIPTRIGFSRSSATERFLTQAVEFRPEQYEAAVYHDILKGLKIDKPLGELAVSVPTKDLEWADAERKRLGLQDGGYVLMYSGADTQKKGRLKSYPIENWQKIIADFKQKQPELPLVLIADEENAALVAELIKLCPGTKTSAPENMGQLVAMTAGASLVLTTDGAPMYAAIAAQTFTLALLGETEPAKILPKSDRVLGIKSPTGKMADIAPQMVLDRVWGG is encoded by the coding sequence ATGAGAATTCTTGCCCTAGTGCCTGGCGGCATTGGCGATCAAATCCTATTTTTTCCAACGCTGGATGATTTGAAGGCGACTTATCCTGATGCCCAAATCGATGTGGTCGTGGAGCCAAGGGCAAAGGCAGCGTATCGCGTCTCTAAATCAGTCAGCGACACAATTTTGTTCGATTTTAGTGGCAGCAATAGTTTGGCAGATTGGGGAAATTTGCTCGGGGTGTTGCGCGATCGCGAATACGATATCGCGCTTTCTCTTAGCCCAGGTTGGGGCACTGGATTTCTCTTATGGCTCAGCGGCATTCCAACCCGAATTGGATTTAGTAGAAGTTCAGCCACAGAGAGATTTCTGACTCAGGCAGTCGAGTTTAGACCGGAGCAATATGAAGCCGCAGTCTATCACGACATTTTGAAGGGATTAAAGATTGATAAACCGTTAGGCGAACTTGCAGTCAGTGTGCCAACGAAAGACTTGGAATGGGCAGATGCAGAGCGCAAGCGGCTAGGACTGCAAGATGGCGGTTATGTTCTGATGTATTCAGGTGCGGATACACAGAAGAAGGGACGTTTGAAGTCTTATCCGATCGAGAATTGGCAAAAAATCATTGCAGATTTCAAGCAAAAGCAGCCGGAGCTCCCGCTTGTTCTCATCGCAGATGAAGAGAATGCAGCACTGGTCGCTGAATTGATCAAACTGTGTCCTGGAACCAAAACTTCTGCACCTGAAAATATGGGGCAACTGGTCGCCATGACCGCTGGAGCCAGTCTAGTTCTTACTACTGATGGCGCACCTATGTATGCGGCGATCGCGGCTCAGACGTTTACCTTGGCATTACTCGGCGAAACGGAACCTGCGAAGATTTTGCCAAAGAGCGATCGCGTTTTGGGCATCAAGTCGCCGACTGGAAAGATGGCAGACATTGCCCCGCAGATGGTTCTCGATCGCGTTTGGGGAGGATAG
- a CDS encoding four-carbon acid sugar kinase family protein: MQPKIIVLDDDPTGSQTVHSCLLLMQWDVETLRFGLQDDAPIFFVLTNTRSLTPEAAQSITQEVCRNLKTAIAQTGIEDFLVVSRSDSTLRGHYPIETDAIAEELGPFDAHFLVPAFFEGGRTTRDSIHYLKVNGVDTPVHETEFAKDSVFGYKHSYLPDYVEEKTHGRIRADQVERFLLADIRSGIQARLDKLQNNQCCVVDSETQWDMDRFASDVLAVASEGKRFLFRSAASLLTSLANLGAQPIAQAEMAKYVRDGKPGAVIVGSHVKKTTEQLQKLLEAPGTVGVEIEVGQLVGSNDAHDALLNDAVEKINEIHNAGNTPVVYTSRTELTFDDAQTRLNFGESVSGLLMDILQHLPADIGFLISKGGITSNDTLSKGLALRTARLLGQVLAGVSMVRTDSDHPQFPNLPVVLFPGNVGDETALATVYRRLSGK, encoded by the coding sequence ATGCAACCTAAAATTATTGTTCTTGATGATGATCCAACTGGATCTCAGACGGTGCATAGTTGTTTGCTTCTGATGCAGTGGGATGTAGAAACCCTACGGTTCGGTTTGCAAGACGATGCACCGATTTTTTTTGTTTTGACGAACACGCGATCGCTGACTCCTGAAGCGGCTCAGTCGATTACGCAGGAAGTCTGTCGAAATTTAAAGACGGCGATCGCTCAAACCGGAATTGAGGATTTCCTAGTCGTGAGTCGATCAGATTCGACGTTGCGAGGACATTATCCGATTGAAACTGATGCGATCGCAGAGGAACTTGGTCCATTTGATGCTCATTTCTTAGTTCCAGCCTTTTTTGAAGGGGGGAGAACGACTCGCGATAGTATTCATTATTTGAAAGTGAATGGAGTGGATACACCTGTTCATGAAACTGAATTTGCGAAGGATTCCGTTTTTGGATACAAGCATAGCTATTTGCCCGATTACGTTGAAGAGAAGACCCACGGGCGAATTCGAGCCGATCAAGTTGAGCGGTTTTTGCTTGCGGATATTCGATCGGGAATTCAAGCGCGATTAGATAAGTTACAAAATAATCAATGCTGCGTTGTAGACTCTGAAACGCAATGGGATATGGATCGGTTTGCGTCAGATGTATTGGCTGTGGCATCTGAAGGGAAACGATTTTTATTTCGGAGTGCAGCGAGTTTGTTAACGTCGCTCGCGAATTTGGGAGCGCAACCGATCGCACAGGCAGAAATGGCGAAGTATGTGCGGGATGGGAAGCCTGGTGCGGTAATTGTTGGGTCGCATGTGAAGAAAACGACCGAGCAATTGCAGAAATTGTTAGAAGCTCCGGGGACAGTTGGAGTGGAAATTGAAGTGGGGCAGTTAGTCGGGTCGAATGATGCTCACGATGCTTTGCTCAATGATGCCGTTGAGAAAATTAATGAGATTCACAATGCTGGAAACACACCTGTCGTGTATACGAGTCGGACAGAGCTAACTTTTGATGATGCTCAGACTCGGCTGAATTTTGGGGAATCGGTTTCTGGATTATTGATGGATATTTTGCAGCATTTGCCTGCGGATATCGGTTTTTTGATTAGTAAAGGTGGCATTACTTCAAATGACACTTTGAGTAAGGGATTAGCTTTAAGAACTGCAAGACTTTTAGGACAAGTTTTAGCAGGAGTTTCGATGGTCAGAACGGATTCAGATCATCCTCAGTTTCCGAATCTACCTGTCGTGCTGTTTCCGGGGAATGTGGGAGATGAGACGGCATTGGCGACGGTTTATCGGCGGTTGAGTGGGAAGTAG
- a CDS encoding serine/threonine-protein kinase, with amino-acid sequence MKLQMGATLQNGKYQLNQFLGRESLGATYIATQTLLQQPVVIKTLDPSLQVTQSFPHLKARFIEETRLLARCQHPSLVRILDFFEEDHLPFLVMDYIPGQTLHDRVSTTSAPPLTEAEAIHYMRQIASALSVAHRVGLVHRNIRPEAIVRRQGTNLGILVGFGLAHDVAIPDLLPDNPFAPPERNWSRDNPFAIDLYSLASTLYYLLSGQFTNGTLSLEQYSWSPATKQAIFRGLTHDPQWQVQTVDEWLRLLPNTTLPLMSVNTLQAQPLSVPSKSSNGKNGSLSSGHDLPPIPAANVTVPPAPVKVSLPEPPTHPAIVNSSTVNSPTVNSSAVNSRAGAAKLAVPVKAAIVAPNRLPKFLMFAIVTAGAIGLGFGVTLRLSAAKAPGSSILNPVQPFAEKDWKGTLTPNDRADIFTETAGSAKSSSPSQNYIDPEVDQRSASPSPNLRKEPEYPSPIQPRYPRSQSNPISPAPIQPAPVKPAPEPVETAPEPSDSLPVEPVTPPVTPPAPIEPAPVKPSTRDIEPAPPLPRSDRGE; translated from the coding sequence ATGAAATTGCAGATGGGTGCAACCCTTCAGAATGGGAAATATCAGCTAAATCAATTTTTAGGGCGTGAAAGTTTAGGCGCAACCTATATCGCGACTCAAACTCTGCTGCAACAACCCGTTGTTATCAAAACCCTCGATCCCAGCCTGCAAGTCACTCAAAGCTTCCCGCACCTCAAAGCACGCTTCATCGAAGAAACTCGTCTTCTCGCTCGCTGTCAGCATCCGAGCTTAGTCCGCATTCTTGACTTCTTCGAAGAAGATCACCTGCCGTTTCTGGTCATGGATTATATTCCGGGTCAGACCTTACACGATCGCGTTTCCACGACCAGCGCGCCACCCCTAACGGAAGCTGAAGCCATTCATTACATGCGGCAAATCGCTTCAGCGTTGAGCGTTGCGCATCGTGTCGGATTAGTTCACCGCAATATTCGCCCCGAAGCGATCGTGCGTCGGCAAGGCACAAATCTCGGTATTTTAGTCGGATTCGGACTGGCTCACGATGTTGCCATTCCAGACCTACTGCCAGACAATCCATTCGCCCCACCTGAACGCAACTGGAGCCGAGACAATCCATTCGCGATCGATCTGTACTCACTCGCGTCAACTCTCTACTATCTCCTCTCAGGACAGTTTACAAACGGTACGCTTTCCCTCGAACAGTACTCGTGGAGTCCTGCGACTAAACAAGCCATCTTCCGGGGACTAACGCATGATCCCCAATGGCAAGTCCAGACCGTTGACGAATGGCTGCGGCTCCTCCCCAATACAACGCTGCCTTTAATGTCAGTAAACACGTTGCAAGCACAACCTCTATCCGTCCCCTCCAAATCATCCAATGGCAAAAATGGCAGCCTGTCCAGCGGTCATGATCTCCCACCCATTCCTGCCGCAAATGTAACCGTTCCTCCTGCTCCGGTCAAAGTTTCACTCCCTGAACCTCCCACTCATCCTGCAATAGTGAACTCTTCAACCGTGAACTCTCCAACCGTGAATTCTTCAGCGGTGAATTCTAGAGCAGGTGCAGCAAAGCTTGCCGTTCCGGTAAAGGCAGCAATTGTGGCTCCAAATCGCTTGCCAAAATTCTTAATGTTCGCGATCGTCACGGCAGGCGCAATCGGCTTAGGGTTTGGAGTCACCCTCCGGCTCAGTGCCGCTAAAGCTCCGGGAAGCAGCATTCTGAATCCAGTTCAACCCTTTGCAGAAAAAGACTGGAAAGGCACATTAACCCCCAACGACCGCGCTGATATCTTCACCGAGACAGCAGGAAGCGCCAAATCTTCTAGCCCTTCTCAAAACTATATCGATCCTGAAGTTGATCAACGTTCCGCTAGCCCATCCCCCAACCTGCGAAAAGAGCCAGAATATCCTTCACCCATCCAGCCTCGCTATCCGCGATCGCAGAGCAACCCGATCTCCCCAGCGCCGATTCAACCTGCGCCTGTCAAACCTGCTCCAGAACCCGTAGAAACCGCTCCAGAACCGAGCGATTCCCTGCCTGTCGAACCTGTTACCCCGCCAGTTACGCCTCCTGCACCTATCGAACCTGCCCCGGTCAAACCTAGCACTCGTGATATCGAACCGGCTCCCCCACTTCCACGATCAGATCGTGGAGAATAA
- the metK gene encoding methionine adenosyltransferase, with amino-acid sequence MTRRYFFTSESVTEGHPDKICDQISDTILDAILSQDPSSRVAAEVVVNTGLVLITGEITTKANVNYIDLARKKIAEIGYTGAENGFSANSCAVMIALDEQSPDIAQGVDTAQESREELSQEALDAIGAGDQGIMFGFACNETPELMPLPISLAHRISRKLAAVRKTGQLPYLRPDGKTQVTIAYEDDRPVGIDTILVSTQHTAEIDGVTDEAAIQERIKTDLWALVVEPCFADIDIKPDSETRFLVNPTGKFVIGGPQGDSGLTGRKIIVDTYGGYSRHGGGAFSGKDPTKVDRSAAYAARYAAKNIVAAGLAEKCEVQLSYAIGVARPVSIMIETFGTGKVSEEVLLELVKTHFELRPAGIIQTFGLRTAPGDRDGRFYQDVAAYGHFGRPDLELPWEQTDKAAVLKEAALSMTAVG; translated from the coding sequence TTGACCCGTCGTTATTTTTTCACTTCCGAGTCCGTCACTGAAGGACATCCCGACAAGATTTGTGACCAGATTTCTGACACGATTTTAGATGCAATTCTCAGCCAAGATCCAAGTAGCCGAGTTGCCGCTGAAGTAGTTGTAAATACTGGACTTGTATTGATCACTGGTGAAATTACCACCAAAGCGAACGTCAACTACATTGACCTTGCCCGCAAGAAAATCGCTGAGATTGGTTACACTGGCGCAGAAAACGGTTTTAGTGCAAATAGCTGTGCGGTGATGATTGCCCTCGACGAGCAGTCTCCTGACATTGCTCAAGGCGTTGATACCGCTCAAGAAAGCCGTGAAGAACTCAGCCAAGAAGCACTCGATGCGATCGGGGCTGGTGATCAAGGGATTATGTTCGGGTTTGCCTGCAACGAAACTCCCGAACTGATGCCATTGCCGATTAGCTTAGCGCACCGGATTTCCCGGAAGCTCGCAGCGGTTCGCAAGACAGGTCAACTCCCTTATCTGCGTCCAGATGGTAAGACGCAAGTGACGATCGCTTACGAAGACGATCGCCCGGTTGGAATTGACACGATCCTCGTTTCGACACAGCACACTGCAGAGATCGATGGCGTTACCGACGAAGCTGCAATCCAAGAGCGCATCAAAACCGATCTTTGGGCATTGGTAGTTGAGCCTTGTTTTGCAGATATCGACATCAAACCTGATAGTGAAACTCGCTTCTTGGTCAACCCGACTGGGAAATTTGTCATTGGTGGTCCTCAAGGCGACTCTGGTTTAACCGGACGGAAAATCATTGTCGATACTTACGGTGGCTATTCTCGTCACGGTGGCGGTGCTTTCTCTGGAAAAGACCCCACAAAGGTTGACCGGAGTGCAGCATATGCTGCCCGCTATGCCGCGAAAAACATTGTGGCAGCAGGCTTGGCTGAGAAATGTGAAGTGCAATTGAGTTATGCGATCGGGGTTGCTCGTCCGGTGAGCATCATGATCGAAACCTTTGGCACAGGCAAAGTCAGCGAAGAAGTCTTGCTGGAATTGGTGAAGACTCATTTTGAGTTGCGTCCTGCCGGAATCATTCAGACCTTTGGATTACGGACTGCACCGGGCGATCGCGATGGTCGTTTCTATCAAGATGTCGCAGCTTATGGTCACTTTGGTCGTCCTGACTTAGAGCTTCCTTGGGAGCAAACCGATAAAGCGGCTGTCTTGAAAGAAGCTGCATTATCGATGACCGCAGTTGGCTAA
- the nadA gene encoding quinolinate synthase NadA: MFTTAAPVKTALPRDLFSAIADLKRELNAVILAHYYQDPDIQDIADYLGDSLGLSQQAAQTDADVIVFAGVHFMAETAKILNPDKLVLLPDLNAGCSLADSCPPDEFAKFKAKYPDHLVISYINCTADIKAMSDIICTSANAVKIVNQIPADQPIIFAPDRNLGKYVIEQTGRDMVLWQGSCMVHETFSEKKMVQLKIQYPDAEVIAHPECEEVVLRHADYIGSTTALLNYCQKSDRQSFIVVTEPGIIHQMQKAAPDKQFIPAPPLNQCACNECPHMRLNTLEKLYLAMKTKTPEITLPESTRIAALRPIQKMLAMSV; this comes from the coding sequence ATGTTTACGACTGCTGCTCCTGTTAAAACTGCTCTGCCCCGCGACTTATTTAGCGCGATCGCAGATCTCAAACGTGAATTGAATGCGGTAATTTTGGCGCATTACTATCAAGATCCAGATATTCAGGATATCGCTGATTATCTCGGCGATTCGCTAGGTTTATCGCAGCAAGCTGCTCAGACTGATGCGGATGTGATTGTATTTGCAGGCGTTCACTTCATGGCAGAAACCGCGAAAATTCTCAATCCAGATAAGCTCGTTTTGCTGCCCGATTTGAATGCAGGATGTTCCTTAGCAGATAGCTGTCCGCCCGATGAGTTTGCTAAATTCAAGGCAAAATATCCTGATCATTTGGTAATTTCCTACATAAATTGCACCGCAGACATCAAAGCAATGAGTGACATCATCTGCACCAGTGCCAACGCGGTCAAGATTGTGAATCAGATTCCAGCCGATCAGCCGATTATTTTCGCACCCGATCGTAATCTTGGAAAATACGTGATCGAGCAAACTGGGCGAGATATGGTGCTATGGCAGGGAAGCTGCATGGTACATGAAACGTTTTCTGAGAAGAAAATGGTGCAGTTGAAAATTCAGTATCCGGATGCAGAAGTAATTGCACATCCAGAATGTGAGGAAGTGGTGCTGCGTCACGCTGACTACATCGGTTCAACCACAGCCTTGCTGAACTATTGTCAAAAGAGCGATCGACAATCTTTCATCGTGGTAACTGAACCCGGCATTATCCACCAAATGCAGAAAGCTGCACCCGATAAGCAATTTATTCCGGCTCCTCCCTTGAATCAATGCGCGTGTAATGAATGCCCCCACATGCGATTGAATACTTTGGAAAAATTGTATTTGGCAATGAAAACTAAAACGCCAGAGATCACCCTGCCCGAATCGACTCGGATTGCAGCATTGCGTCCAATTCAGAAAATGCTGGCGATGAGCGTATAA
- a CDS encoding ABC1 kinase family protein — protein MSVSSNDSSSPSVEPVTPEQSEQRDRPNLSDVTELKALSSADHRIPESLPRRRKPPEVSYSGKAYRWNREKYSRQRRFIDIWAFVLKLMGARWLYTKSWSYRGGVSDAKKAARRQALAIWIRETLLDLGPTFIKIGQLFSTRADLFAAEFVEELSKLQDRVPAFSYEQVATIIQQDLGKSIEELYRSFDPIPLAAASLGQVHRAQLHSGEEVVVKVQRPGLRKLFEIDLQILKGITRYFQNHPEWGKGRDWLGIYEECCKILWEEVDYLNEGRNADSFRRNFRGEDWVHVPRVYWRYASPRVLTLEYMPGIKISHYDALEAAGLDRKELAQLGAKAYLHQLLNDGFFHADPHPGNIAVNPDGGLIFYDFGMMGQIKPVTREKLLDTFFGIAQKDGDRVVKSLIELGALSPADDMGPIRRSVQFMLDHFMDKPFEEQSVGAISDDLYEIAYDQPFRFPATFTFVMRAFSTLEGVGKGLDPDFNFMEVAKPFAMQLMTNGNSPDGGLLNELSRQAAQVGTTAFGLPRRIEDTLDKLERGDIRVRVRSTETDRILRRISGVNMGTNYTLLASAFTVSATILLVNHLYWIAGIVAVAAVVSGIALIRLMMKLDRFDRMP, from the coding sequence GTGTCTGTTTCTTCAAATGACTCCAGTTCGCCTTCGGTAGAGCCAGTCACGCCTGAGCAATCCGAGCAGCGCGATCGCCCTAATCTGTCTGACGTTACTGAGCTAAAAGCCTTGTCTTCTGCCGATCACCGCATTCCTGAGTCGCTTCCCCGTCGTCGCAAACCCCCAGAAGTCTCGTATTCCGGCAAAGCCTACCGTTGGAATCGCGAAAAATATTCGCGACAACGGCGCTTTATCGACATCTGGGCATTTGTGCTGAAACTGATGGGAGCAAGATGGCTCTACACCAAGTCTTGGAGCTACCGAGGCGGGGTTAGTGATGCCAAGAAAGCGGCGCGGCGGCAAGCTTTGGCGATCTGGATTCGAGAAACGCTGCTCGATTTAGGTCCAACGTTTATCAAAATTGGGCAGTTATTCTCAACGCGTGCAGACTTGTTTGCCGCCGAATTTGTCGAGGAGCTTTCTAAACTTCAGGATCGTGTGCCTGCTTTTAGTTACGAGCAGGTTGCCACGATTATTCAGCAGGATTTGGGCAAATCGATCGAAGAACTGTATCGGAGTTTTGACCCCATTCCCCTCGCTGCTGCAAGTCTGGGACAAGTTCACCGCGCGCAGCTTCATTCAGGTGAAGAAGTGGTCGTCAAAGTGCAGCGTCCAGGCTTGCGGAAGCTGTTTGAAATTGATTTGCAAATTCTCAAAGGAATTACACGTTATTTTCAAAACCATCCAGAATGGGGAAAAGGGCGCGATTGGTTAGGAATTTACGAAGAGTGCTGCAAGATCCTGTGGGAAGAAGTCGATTATCTCAACGAAGGACGCAACGCAGACTCATTTCGTCGGAATTTTCGAGGAGAGGATTGGGTGCATGTCCCTAGAGTCTACTGGCGATATGCCTCTCCGCGAGTTCTAACCCTGGAATATATGCCAGGCATTAAGATCAGCCATTATGACGCGCTTGAAGCTGCGGGACTCGATCGCAAAGAACTGGCGCAATTAGGAGCTAAAGCGTATCTCCACCAATTGCTGAATGACGGCTTTTTTCACGCAGATCCTCATCCTGGAAATATTGCAGTCAATCCAGACGGGGGGCTGATTTTCTATGATTTCGGCATGATGGGGCAAATTAAGCCTGTCACGCGCGAGAAATTGCTCGATACATTCTTTGGAATCGCTCAAAAAGATGGCGATCGCGTGGTCAAATCTCTCATCGAACTGGGCGCGCTTTCTCCAGCAGACGATATGGGACCCATTCGGAGATCGGTGCAGTTCATGCTCGATCATTTCATGGACAAACCGTTTGAAGAACAATCCGTGGGAGCCATTAGCGACGACTTGTATGAGATCGCTTACGATCAACCCTTCCGATTCCCCGCAACGTTTACCTTTGTCATGCGAGCGTTCTCAACCTTAGAAGGGGTCGGAAAAGGTTTAGATCCAGACTTTAACTTTATGGAGGTTGCAAAACCGTTTGCAATGCAGCTTATGACCAATGGAAATTCTCCCGATGGTGGACTCTTAAACGAGTTGAGCCGTCAAGCCGCACAAGTTGGCACGACTGCTTTTGGGCTACCTCGTCGCATCGAAGATACTCTCGATAAATTAGAGCGCGGTGATATCCGAGTCCGGGTGCGATCGACCGAAACTGATCGCATCTTACGGCGGATCAGCGGTGTGAATATGGGCACAAACTATACCTTGCTCGCTAGCGCTTTCACCGTATCTGCCACAATTTTATTGGTCAATCATCTCTATTGGATTGCCGGAATTGTTGCGGTTGCAGCTGTAGTTAGCGGCATTGCCCTGATTCGATTAATGATGAAACTCGATCGATTTGATCGAATGCCTTAA